A genomic window from Nicotiana sylvestris chromosome 11, ASM39365v2, whole genome shotgun sequence includes:
- the LOC138880868 gene encoding zinc finger BED domain-containing protein DAYSLEEPER-like produces MRWGRAVSPGRCIWCYVLTLRFIDFIDGAEAISGEVGYRLPLFLSITCHDEENEEEELDETPTSPATQAPIQSQSQSGVLPPIPPVRGKPKAERPKTSLVWKFFKHDKVNHRAICEKCKQVFAHTTSGGTGGLSRPLIRDHKSLWIQANIEAGKIIDPTISTDTPSGSGSNQIQQQLDPASGHVLRKYNKDRDRENLAKMVAVCGLPFTFPSHPAFVHYIQETYNPAFQGFPKITVRNDVFKFQTEYLQYIRCVFFHLDCKVSITSDIGRSPNGCDYLTVTCHWVDHHWNLQKRIIGYKFVDSKHTGAYIATTVLQILDFYGLINKI; encoded by the exons ATGAGGTGGGGGCGAGCTGTTTCACCGGGGAGATGTATTTGGTGTTATGTCCTCACCCTCCGTTTCATCGACTTCATTGATGGTGCTGAGGCGATTAGTGGTGAGGTCGGCTATCGCCTTCCTCTTTTCCTCTCCATTACCTGTCAT gatgaagaaaatgaggaagaagaattagatGAAACACCCACTAGTCCCGCAACACAAGCTCCAATTCAGAGTCAATCTCAGTCTGGAGTTTTACCCCCTATACCCCCTGTAAGGGGTAAGCCTAAGGCTGAACGTCCCAAAACATCACTTGTATGGAAATTTTTTAAACATGATAAAGTCAATCATCGTGCTATATGTGAAAAATGTAAGCAAGTATTTGCACACACAACAAGTGGTGGGACGGGGGGTTTAAGTAGACCCTTAATAAGAGATCACAAATCTTTATGGATACAAGCTAACATAGAAGCCGGAAAAATTATAGATCCTACCATCAGTACTGACACTCCTAGCGGATCTGGTTCTaatcaaattcaacaacaacttgacCCTGCTTCTGGTCATGTTTTACGcaaatataacaaagatagagatcgtgagaacttagcaaaaatggTGGCTGTTTGTGGCTTACCTTTTACTTTCCCTTCTCACCCTGCTTTTGTGCATTATATACAAGAAACTTATAACCCTGCTTTTCAAGGTTTTCCTAAGATCACGGTTAGAAAtgatgtttttaaatttcaaaccgAATATCTTCAGTATATTCGTTGTGTATTTTTTCACTTAGATTGTAAAGTGTCTATCACATCTGATATAGGTCGTAGTCCtaatggttgtgattatttaactgttacatgtcattgggttgatcatcactggaacttgcaaaaacgtattattggtTATAAATTTGTTGATTCAAAACACACTGGAGCATATATTGCAACTactgttctacaaatacttgatttTTATGGACTCATTAATAAAATTTAA
- the LOC138880869 gene encoding uncharacterized protein: MIEKHKQWHEKLSFALLGYCTTVRSSTGATPYMRVYGTEAVIPAEVEFPSVRIIQEAELDDAEWAKCFYKKQALIDGKRMNAVCHGQLYHNRMSKAFNKRVKQRQFTLGQLVLKKIFPYQDEAKGKFSPNWQGPYMVHQVLTGGALILAEMDGEV; this comes from the coding sequence atgatagagaagcataaacagtggcacgagaagttatcatttgctctattgggttATTGCACCACAGTCCGctcatcaaccggggcaaccccctatatgcgggtttatggtacagaggcagtcattcccgctgaggtagaattTCCTTCcgtaaggatcatacaagaagctgagctcgacgacgcagaatgggcAAAATGTTTTTATAAGAAAcaagcccttatagacggaaagagaatgaatgcagtctgccatggtcaactctatcataacagaatgtctaaagccttcaacaaaagagtcaagcagAGACAATtcacactggggcagctggtgttaaagaaaatttttccgtatcaagatgaagccaaggggaaattctctcccaactggcagggtccatatatGGTCCACCaagttctgacaggaggagccctcatacttgcagaaatggatggagaagtctag